From the genome of Scytonema hofmannii PCC 7110, one region includes:
- a CDS encoding L,D-transpeptidase family protein — translation MLKNFLKFTFCAAIALVDLSFINIIFQPQKSNAAHIYAYDFENLNATKSVYYDPSITKDNNQCLNGLLNQLPQKGDKKITESCLNTFGYNPNKKIKSPVMFVFEIGKTSQEVTTTLIYKSKNGQIHQEKFKAVGSRYYEWHIKPGIYTLDYLKSDNSPSFNPAYGNFYSPKGEKDKNGNPVNIGFHGREGNLMAGNGSNGCYRHRVQDMKRIMMIVKNAGEDAGLPYNWYESTLPIAVISTQTKDK, via the coding sequence ATGTTGAAGAATTTTTTAAAATTTACTTTTTGTGCAGCGATCGCACTCGTAGATTTGTCATTCATAAATATTATCTTTCAGCCTCAAAAATCAAATGCTGCACATATATATGCTTATGATTTTGAGAATTTAAATGCTACAAAAAGTGTTTATTACGATCCAAGTATAACGAAAGATAATAATCAATGCCTAAATGGATTACTCAATCAGCTACCTCAAAAGGGAGATAAGAAAATCACTGAATCTTGCCTTAATACCTTTGGCTATAATCCTAATAAAAAAATAAAATCTCCTGTCATGTTTGTTTTTGAAATTGGTAAAACTTCACAGGAAGTTACAACCACTCTCATCTATAAAAGTAAAAATGGTCAGATTCATCAGGAGAAATTTAAGGCTGTTGGCTCGCGTTATTATGAATGGCATATCAAACCTGGAATTTATACACTAGATTATCTTAAGTCCGATAACAGCCCTAGTTTTAACCCGGCTTACGGTAATTTTTATTCTCCTAAAGGTGAAAAAGATAAAAATGGTAATCCTGTAAACATCGGCTTCCACGGACGTGAAGGAAACTTAATGGCTGGAAATGGCTCTAATGGCTGTTACCGCCATCGAGTACAAGATATGAAGAGAATCATGATGATCGTTAAAAATGCCGGGGAAGATGCAGGTCTACCTTATAACTGGTATGAAAGTACTTTGCCAATTGCCGTCATATCAACGCAGACAAAGGATAAATAG
- a CDS encoding TPM domain-containing protein → MKTNLRKLKPSFWASLFSSILCLCPLSSLALTVQEVPNPRKDYGGWVTDMAGILSNETETQLNQMISQLEAKKGVEIAVVSVPKTAPADSPKKFATELFNHWGIGKKGQNNGVLFLISVGDRRVEIETGNGVEAILPDAKVGNIIDTQIIPKFKKGDFEGGTLAGTKALVVILESDEASSVNKVITSTQETFSNEEAPTDSASRWVMLVMSGTPILFIGSVIYLKRRKIFIRPFGQTRLSKGNYIFLCADCEQPMKKVDKITLSPHLSNVAKTAQRLGSVRFEGWQCPNCSQNLTERKFHIVACESNSPRFRQCPHCQELTITLTKKMIAKTTEHSSGRWLITYKCHSCSFQHQNEEIIPCFSPPRTTRRSKAGSSWGGDSGSFGGDSGSFGGDSGSFGGDSGSFGGGSSDGGGAGGSW, encoded by the coding sequence ATGAAAACTAATTTACGAAAACTAAAACCCAGTTTTTGGGCGAGTTTATTTTCCTCAATCCTATGTCTTTGTCCCCTTTCGAGCTTGGCTTTGACAGTGCAAGAAGTCCCCAATCCCCGAAAGGATTATGGTGGTTGGGTAACTGATATGGCAGGAATCTTGAGCAATGAAACAGAAACTCAACTCAATCAAATGATTTCTCAATTAGAAGCCAAAAAGGGTGTAGAAATAGCGGTGGTTAGCGTACCAAAAACCGCTCCTGCTGATTCACCAAAAAAATTTGCCACGGAACTTTTTAATCATTGGGGCATTGGCAAGAAAGGACAAAATAATGGTGTATTGTTTTTGATTTCAGTAGGCGATCGCCGCGTTGAAATAGAAACTGGTAACGGTGTAGAAGCGATTTTGCCTGATGCCAAAGTGGGTAACATTATTGATACCCAAATTATCCCAAAATTTAAAAAAGGAGATTTTGAAGGTGGGACTCTGGCAGGCACAAAAGCACTAGTCGTTATTCTAGAGTCTGATGAAGCATCCTCTGTCAATAAAGTCATCACTTCAACTCAAGAAACTTTCTCGAATGAAGAAGCACCTACAGATAGCGCTTCGCGTTGGGTAATGCTTGTTATGAGTGGAACACCAATACTCTTTATCGGCTCGGTTATTTATCTGAAACGTCGTAAAATTTTCATTCGACCATTTGGGCAAACGCGTCTAAGTAAAGGCAATTACATTTTTTTGTGTGCTGATTGCGAACAACCAATGAAGAAAGTAGACAAGATTACCCTCTCGCCACATTTGAGCAACGTAGCAAAAACAGCACAACGCCTAGGTAGTGTTAGATTTGAAGGGTGGCAATGTCCCAATTGCAGCCAGAACCTTACTGAGCGAAAATTTCATATTGTCGCCTGTGAGTCCAATTCACCTCGATTTAGACAATGCCCTCATTGTCAAGAATTGACTATCACCCTTACCAAAAAGATGATCGCAAAAACTACGGAACACAGTTCTGGAAGATGGCTGATTACTTATAAGTGCCACAGTTGTTCTTTTCAGCACCAGAATGAAGAAATTATTCCTTGCTTCTCTCCGCCTCGAACTACACGAAGGTCGAAGGCTGGTAGTTCGTGGGGTGGTGATAGTGGTAGCTTTGGCGGTGACAGTGGTAGCTTTGGCGGTGACAGTGGTAGCTTTGGCGGTGACAGTGGTAGCTTTGGCGGAGGCAGTAGCGACGGTGGTGGTGCTGGTGGCAGTTGGTAA
- a CDS encoding peptidoglycan-binding domain-containing protein, whose amino-acid sequence MQVATTAIDPILPIGANGRKVKELQELLNCRIFNGDRLTVDSFFGIKTQAAVTIIQYQFLLKQDGIAGPLTWQSLRANAPVNKPVLHRNSYGHQVTIVQEVLFRGGFYQDSAIDGFFREKTEAAVRAFQESQQLIPNGMIGHLTWNALSTLATSLTAN is encoded by the coding sequence ATGCAGGTAGCTACAACAGCAATCGACCCCATTCTCCCAATTGGTGCTAATGGTCGAAAAGTGAAAGAATTGCAAGAACTCTTGAATTGCAGAATTTTTAATGGAGATCGCCTCACAGTTGACAGTTTTTTTGGCATCAAAACTCAAGCAGCGGTCACAATTATCCAATACCAATTCCTTCTCAAACAGGATGGTATCGCTGGTCCGTTGACCTGGCAATCCCTGCGTGCAAACGCCCCAGTTAATAAACCTGTTTTACATCGTAACAGTTATGGTCACCAGGTCACAATTGTTCAGGAAGTTCTTTTTAGAGGTGGATTTTATCAAGACAGTGCAATTGATGGTTTTTTTAGAGAAAAAACGGAAGCCGCAGTGCGAGCGTTTCAAGAAAGCCAACAACTCATTCCTAATGGGATGATTGGACATCTGACTTGGAATGCCCTGAGTACTTTAGCAACTTCTCTCACTGCTAACTAA
- a CDS encoding CHAT domain-containing protein translates to MNNSLSVKTILILAANPTNTSRLRLDEEVREIDEGLRRSNQREQFKLEQKWAVRSRDFYRAILDYQPQIVHFSGHGAGQEGLVLEDEMGQPAFVKADALVGMFEIFATNGVECVVLNACYSEMQAEAISQHINYVIGMNQAIGDRSAINFTVAFYDTLAAGKDVESAFKLGLSQLISLNEYSTPVFKKKTHIIQTLSNFIPPNPYQGLFAFGEKDAEFFYGREKFVENLVQTTHKEPLITVVGSSGSGKSSVVFAGLIPRLRIEGTWLIESFRPGKQPFDELASALVRQLEPELGKIERVVKAVKLAERLKNGEISLQQIVSGILESSNKRLLVIADQFEELYTLCPDKKQQERFVDILLEAIYQKSLTLVLTLRADFYDDVLSYPPFCHALQEFTPQLLSSMSRDELKATIEMPAQKLKVQLEEHLTERILDDVGQEPGSLPLLEFALAELWKKQQALCIDS, encoded by the coding sequence ATGAATAATAGCCTATCTGTCAAAACAATTCTGATTCTAGCAGCCAATCCCACAAATACCTCTCGGTTACGACTGGATGAAGAGGTGCGGGAAATTGATGAAGGATTGCGACGCTCGAATCAGCGCGAGCAGTTTAAGCTAGAGCAGAAATGGGCAGTGCGATCGCGAGACTTTTACCGAGCTATTTTGGATTATCAACCTCAAATAGTTCATTTCAGTGGGCATGGAGCAGGGCAAGAAGGTCTTGTCCTAGAAGATGAGATGGGGCAGCCAGCGTTTGTTAAGGCAGATGCATTAGTAGGTATGTTTGAGATATTTGCTACAAACGGTGTAGAGTGTGTGGTGTTGAACGCTTGCTACTCAGAGATGCAGGCAGAAGCCATTAGTCAGCACATTAATTATGTCATTGGCATGAACCAAGCAATTGGGGATAGAAGCGCTATCAATTTTACCGTCGCATTTTACGATACTCTTGCAGCTGGGAAAGATGTGGAGTCTGCTTTTAAGTTAGGCTTATCTCAGCTTATTAGTTTAAATGAGTACTCCACTCCAGTATTTAAGAAAAAAACCCACATCATTCAAACTCTATCTAACTTCATTCCTCCCAATCCTTATCAAGGATTGTTTGCTTTTGGTGAGAAAGATGCAGAATTCTTTTATGGCAGAGAGAAATTTGTTGAGAATTTAGTCCAAACCACTCATAAAGAGCCCTTAATAACTGTGGTGGGTTCTAGCGGTAGCGGGAAATCTTCCGTCGTTTTTGCGGGATTGATTCCACGCTTGCGAATAGAAGGCACTTGGTTAATTGAATCTTTTCGTCCTGGTAAACAACCATTTGATGAGCTAGCTTCTGCTTTGGTGCGTCAGCTAGAACCAGAGCTTGGTAAGATCGAGCGAGTAGTCAAGGCAGTGAAATTGGCAGAAAGGCTCAAAAATGGTGAAATAAGTTTGCAGCAGATAGTGTCTGGCATTTTGGAAAGTTCCAATAAACGTCTATTGGTAATAGCAGACCAGTTTGAGGAACTTTATACTCTTTGCCCGGATAAAAAACAACAGGAGCGCTTTGTTGATATTTTACTAGAAGCTATTTATCAAAAAAGTCTAACGTTAGTTCTTACTCTCAGAGCTGACTTTTACGATGATGTTTTATCCTACCCTCCGTTTTGTCATGCATTGCAAGAGTTTACGCCTCAGTTACTGAGTTCGATGAGTCGGGACGAACTCAAAGCAACCATTGAGATGCCCGCTCAAAAGTTGAAAGTGCAGTTAGAAGAACATTTAACAGAACGAATATTAGATGATGTGGGCCAAGAACCTGGTTCTTTACCCTTATTAGAATTTGCGCTCGCTGAATTATGGAAGAAACAGCAAGCCCTATGTATTGACTCATAA
- a CDS encoding DUF6006 family protein — MKNTIRFLGLTVFAICFFTASGSANSSLVAKEWFFGLWDCNDGGRPAKMHWYTVNDPQTTCNGNVCTHTSSVKVVGGVSHNNGASWVPLAKRWSKNSELLTDYWYLNYNNNTLSANGWSKRDPRRQFLFNWEWWKFPNERKPLQCQKISE; from the coding sequence ATGAAAAATACAATTCGGTTTTTAGGTTTAACTGTCTTTGCTATTTGTTTTTTTACGGCATCAGGCTCAGCCAATTCTTCATTAGTGGCCAAGGAATGGTTCTTTGGACTTTGGGATTGCAATGACGGAGGGCGTCCAGCCAAAATGCACTGGTATACAGTTAATGATCCGCAAACAACCTGCAATGGTAATGTCTGCACCCACACAAGTAGTGTAAAGGTTGTAGGAGGCGTTAGCCATAATAATGGCGCTTCTTGGGTTCCTTTAGCAAAAAGGTGGTCAAAAAATTCTGAGCTTCTTACCGACTATTGGTATCTCAACTACAACAACAACACGCTCTCCGCTAATGGCTGGAGCAAGCGCGACCCTCGGCGTCAATTCTTATTCAATTGGGAATGGTGGAAGTTCCCGAATGAGCGCAAACCATTACAGTGCCAGAAGATTAGCGAATAA
- a CDS encoding WD40 repeat domain-containing protein — MTHKAYDEIGGVKQALVKHAQEVYNQLNDVEKIQVQRIFLPSVRPGEGTEDTRRLATRTEVGEENWELVIRLAGPEARLVVTGHSDKSGEDTVEVVHEALIREWGTLREWINANRQFRLWQERLKLAIHEWKNSDRDPGALLRGVPLAVAEDWLRKRLDDLTEEEQDFIIASLTLRESEQKEKQRRRLRIVLGLAAGFIGAVSFAGFAVRQKWQVETAQLDRSKALSQYSKQIFERDQKLEALIVSLRAAVPLKGRANIPMQVVAALQQTVYGVKEYNRLKGHNGSITKVVFSPDGKTIATASDDYTVRLWNLQGQQLHTLRGHGRSVTKVVFSPDGKTIATASNDYTVRLWNLQGQAIGILSGHDRPLSAVAFSPDGQTIATASNDHTVRLWNLQGKEIQRLTVDRSNVVRQVAFSPDGKTIAIAQSDYTRLWNVQGQQLHVLKDHSDSVEHVAFSPDGKTIATGDNYTVRLWNLQGQQLHVLKGHSDSVKHVAFSPDSQTIATTSYDRVHLWNLQGQQLHVLKGYSAVIQVAFSPDGKTIATASYDNTVHLWNLQGQQFDVFKGHSNAILDVAFSPDGKTLATASHDRTVRLWNLQRQQLDLLKGHSNAIRDVEFSPDGKTIATASRDRTVRLWNLQGQQLHTLTEYSGSVNRVVFSPDGKIFAAGGEGEMVHLWNLEGKLLNILMGHNAYITNLAFSPDGKTIATASYDNTVSLWNLQGQQLHTLTGHEGYVYDLEFSPDGKTIATASADSTARLWNLQGQQLHVLKGHRRFVNKVTFSPDGKTIATVSRNDTEVKLWNLQGQELYTLIGHTDAVNNAAFSPDGKIIATGSDDSTVRLWNLQGQELYTLIGHSKPVWALTFSPDGKTLATSSKDNTVRLWNLQGGDLINTLAGYKEAITDVAFSPDGKTIVTASADNTARLLKLNFDDLLARGCDWVRGYLKYNPNAKDNRHLCNGIGTHR; from the coding sequence TTGACTCATAAAGCATATGACGAGATCGGGGGTGTGAAACAAGCTTTGGTTAAACATGCTCAAGAGGTTTATAACCAACTTAATGATGTCGAGAAGATACAAGTACAACGCATTTTTCTGCCATCAGTTCGCCCTGGAGAGGGAACAGAGGATACTAGGCGCTTAGCTACCCGCACAGAAGTTGGGGAAGAGAATTGGGAACTGGTTATTCGTTTAGCAGGTCCTGAAGCACGTTTAGTCGTGACAGGACATAGCGATAAGTCTGGTGAAGACACGGTGGAGGTAGTTCATGAAGCGCTGATTCGGGAATGGGGAACTTTGCGAGAGTGGATAAACGCTAACCGTCAGTTTCGTCTTTGGCAAGAACGGCTAAAACTAGCAATACACGAATGGAAAAATAGCGATCGCGACCCAGGTGCATTATTGCGGGGCGTACCGCTAGCTGTAGCAGAAGATTGGTTGCGAAAACGTTTAGACGATCTGACAGAAGAAGAGCAAGACTTTATCATAGCTAGCTTAACATTGCGGGAGAGCGAGCAAAAGGAAAAACAACGCAGAAGACTGCGGATCGTCTTAGGTCTAGCTGCTGGTTTTATAGGTGCTGTAAGTTTCGCTGGGTTTGCAGTTAGGCAAAAGTGGCAAGTAGAAACCGCTCAATTAGATCGCAGCAAAGCTCTTAGCCAATATTCAAAACAAATTTTTGAGCGAGACCAAAAGCTTGAAGCATTGATAGTAAGTTTACGAGCAGCAGTACCGCTAAAAGGGCGAGCTAATATTCCAATGCAAGTAGTGGCTGCATTGCAACAGACAGTTTATGGAGTAAAAGAGTATAATCGCTTAAAAGGTCATAACGGTTCTATTACAAAAGTAGTGTTCAGCCCAGATGGTAAGACCATTGCCACTGCTAGTGATGACTACACAGTACGCTTATGGAATTTGCAGGGACAGCAACTCCATACCCTTAGGGGTCATGGCAGATCTGTTACAAAAGTAGTGTTCAGCCCAGATGGTAAAACTATTGCCACTGCTAGTAATGACTACACAGTACGCTTATGGAATTTGCAGGGACAAGCGATCGGTATCCTCAGCGGTCATGATAGACCTTTGAGCGCAGTGGCGTTTAGCCCAGATGGTCAGACTATTGCCACTGCTAGTAATGACCACACAGTACGTTTGTGGAATCTTCAAGGAAAGGAAATTCAAAGACTCACCGTCGATCGTAGCAATGTTGTTAGACAAGTAGCGTTCAGCCCAGATGGTAAAACCATTGCCATTGCTCAGAGTGACTACACACGCTTGTGGAATGTACAAGGACAGCAACTCCATGTCCTTAAGGATCATAGCGATTCTGTTGAGCACGTGGCGTTCAGCCCAGATGGCAAGACTATTGCCACTGGTGATAACTACACAGTACGCTTGTGGAATCTGCAAGGACAGCAACTCCATGTCCTTAAGGGTCATAGCGATTCTGTTAAGCACGTAGCGTTCAGCCCGGATAGCCAGACCATTGCTACGACCAGTTACGATCGAGTACATTTGTGGAATCTGCAAGGACAGCAACTCCATGTCCTTAAGGGTTATAGCGCTGTTATACAAGTAGCGTTCAGCCCGGATGGCAAGACTATTGCCACTGCTAGTTATGACAATACAGTACATTTGTGGAATCTGCAAGGACAGCAATTTGATGTCTTTAAAGGTCATAGTAATGCTATCCTAGACGTAGCGTTCAGCCCGGATGGCAAAACTCTTGCCACTGCCAGTCATGACCGCACAGTACGCTTGTGGAATCTGCAAAGACAGCAATTGGATCTCCTTAAAGGTCATAGCAATGCTATCAGAGACGTAGAGTTTAGCCCGGATGGCAAGACTATTGCTACTGCCAGTCGTGACCGCACAGTACGCTTGTGGAATCTGCAAGGACAGCAACTTCATACCCTTACTGAGTACAGTGGTTCCGTCAATAGGGTAGTGTTCAGCCCAGATGGCAAGATCTTTGCTGCTGGTGGTGAGGGCGAGATGGTGCATCTGTGGAATCTGGAAGGAAAGCTCCTTAATATCCTGATGGGTCATAACGCATATATCACAAACTTAGCGTTTAGTCCCGATGGCAAAACCATTGCTACTGCTAGTTATGATAACACAGTAAGCTTGTGGAATCTGCAAGGACAGCAACTCCATACTCTTACAGGTCATGAAGGTTATGTTTATGACCTAGAGTTCAGTCCGGATGGCAAGACCATTGCCACTGCTAGTGCTGACAGTACAGCACGTTTGTGGAATTTGCAAGGACAGCAACTCCATGTCCTTAAGGGCCATAGAAGGTTTGTCAACAAAGTAACGTTCAGCCCGGATGGCAAGACCATTGCTACTGTCAGTCGTAACGACACGGAAGTGAAGTTGTGGAATCTGCAAGGACAGGAACTTTATACCCTCATCGGTCATACCGATGCGGTCAATAATGCCGCTTTCAGCCCGGATGGTAAAATTATTGCTACCGGTAGTGATGATAGTACAGTACGCTTGTGGAATCTTCAAGGACAGGAACTTTATACCCTCATCGGTCATAGCAAACCCGTTTGGGCACTAACGTTCAGCCCGGATGGTAAAACTCTTGCTACTAGTAGCAAGGACAACACAGTACGTTTGTGGAATCTACAGGGAGGAGATCTCATCAATACTCTGGCTGGTTATAAAGAAGCTATCACAGACGTAGCGTTCAGCCCAGATGGTAAAACCATTGTCACTGCAAGCGCTGACAATACAGCACGTTTGTTAAAGCTGAATTTCGATGACTTACTAGCACGTGGTTGTGATTGGGTGCGCGGGTATCTGAAGTACAATCCCAATGCCAAAGATAACCGCCATTTGTGTAATGGTATTGGTACTCACAGGTAG
- a CDS encoding ShlB/FhaC/HecB family hemolysin secretion/activation protein: MKHCSFILNLSVILTSFMTQGVTLEATAEYNYTFLQVRDEAENQPKLDLTLEPDDPLAQTPNSIPTPEAPLRENSFQKAEPLPKQCSLDNSSSTEKKIITFGNIKIAGSTIFQEDDLRPILEAFQEREPTREELSIIADSITLIYLNKGYINSRAVINLKTVDGKPEILVTEGRIGQIEIYGLRRINLSYVCSRISLGANVPLDTNELENQLRLLRADPLFENIEASLRAEKKEGVSTLVVRVKEANPFVSSLSVDNYFPPVVGSERFGTELRYRNLTGIGDEIAASYYRSFSGGAEVWDFIYRAPLNPKNGTLQLRAAPSNTSIIQEPFDRFGVRETQELYEISYRQPLIRSLNEELALSLSFTYQDGQTFILDNIPVPFLQGPNESGVTRTSVIKFSQDYTRRDFSGAWSLRSQFSLGTGWFGATVNESPIPDSRFFSWLGQVQRVQRLDNNHLLLMQADLQLTPNTLLTSQQFIIGGGQSLRGYRENLRTGDNGFRFSIEDRIAILRNKSGYPVLQIAPYVDLGGVWNNAKNPNRIRNESLLLNTGLGVLWDKPLGIHGLTLRLDYSIPIYSIKDRGDNIQDTAFYFSARYQI, from the coding sequence ATGAAACATTGCAGCTTTATATTAAATCTTTCAGTAATATTGACAAGTTTCATGACTCAGGGAGTGACATTAGAGGCAACAGCAGAATACAATTATACTTTTCTTCAAGTACGGGATGAAGCTGAGAATCAACCAAAGCTAGACTTGACATTAGAACCAGACGATCCACTGGCGCAGACTCCAAACTCAATACCTACTCCAGAAGCACCTCTGCGGGAAAACTCTTTTCAGAAGGCGGAACCATTACCAAAACAATGTTCGTTGGATAATTCATCTTCAACAGAAAAAAAAATCATCACTTTTGGCAACATCAAGATCGCAGGTAGCACAATTTTCCAAGAAGATGACCTAAGACCAATTTTAGAGGCTTTTCAAGAACGAGAACCGACACGTGAAGAACTCTCAATCATCGCTGATAGTATAACTTTAATATATCTCAATAAAGGGTATATCAACTCAAGAGCGGTTATTAATCTCAAAACTGTAGATGGAAAACCAGAAATTTTAGTTACGGAAGGTCGTATAGGACAAATCGAAATTTACGGACTTCGTCGCATCAACCTGTCCTATGTTTGCAGTCGGATCTCGTTGGGTGCTAATGTCCCTCTTGACACCAATGAACTTGAAAATCAATTACGTTTACTAAGAGCCGATCCACTGTTTGAAAATATTGAAGCCAGCTTACGTGCAGAAAAAAAAGAAGGTGTCAGCACTCTTGTGGTGCGAGTTAAAGAGGCAAATCCTTTTGTGAGTAGCTTAAGTGTAGATAACTATTTTCCTCCAGTTGTTGGCTCGGAAAGATTTGGAACTGAACTGCGTTATCGTAACTTAACGGGTATTGGGGATGAAATTGCAGCTTCCTATTATCGTTCATTTTCAGGGGGTGCTGAAGTTTGGGATTTTATATACCGAGCTCCCTTAAATCCAAAAAACGGGACTTTACAATTGCGAGCAGCACCAAGCAATACTTCTATCATTCAAGAACCCTTTGACAGATTTGGAGTTCGAGAAACCCAGGAGTTATATGAGATAAGTTACCGTCAGCCGTTGATACGTTCGTTGAATGAGGAGTTGGCTTTATCCTTGAGTTTTACTTATCAAGATGGTCAAACTTTTATCTTGGATAATATACCAGTTCCGTTTCTCCAAGGTCCTAATGAAAGCGGTGTGACTCGTACCAGTGTAATTAAGTTTAGTCAAGATTATACGCGGCGAGACTTCAGTGGTGCTTGGTCTTTACGTTCTCAATTTAGTTTGGGTACTGGCTGGTTTGGTGCGACTGTTAACGAATCTCCTATTCCAGATAGTCGCTTTTTTAGTTGGCTTGGTCAAGTACAACGGGTACAACGACTTGATAATAATCATTTGTTACTAATGCAAGCCGATTTACAACTAACGCCAAATACCTTGTTAACTTCCCAACAATTTATTATCGGTGGCGGACAATCTTTACGGGGGTATCGGGAAAATTTGCGTACAGGAGATAATGGATTTCGCTTCTCTATTGAAGATAGAATCGCCATTTTACGTAACAAATCAGGATATCCCGTGCTTCAGATTGCGCCTTACGTTGATTTAGGTGGAGTTTGGAATAATGCTAAGAATCCAAACCGAATACGAAACGAAAGTTTATTGCTAAATACAGGTTTAGGTGTCTTGTGGGACAAACCTTTAGGAATTCACGGTCTTACTTTAAGGCTTGATTACAGTATCCCAATTTATAGCATTAAAGATCGTGGTGATAATATTCAGGATACAGCCTTTTACTTCAGCGCTCGCTATCAAATTTAA